From a single Phocoena sinus isolate mPhoSin1 chromosome 1, mPhoSin1.pri, whole genome shotgun sequence genomic region:
- the UBE2J2 gene encoding ubiquitin-conjugating enzyme E2 J2 isoform X4 has product MTPYEGGYYHGKLIFPREFPFKPPSIYMITPNGRFKCNTRLCLSITDFHPDTWNPAWSVSTILTGLLSFMVEKGPTLGSIETSDFTKRQLAAQSLVFNLKDKVFCELFPEVVEEIKQKQRAQDELSSRPQALPLPDVVPDGETHHGQNGLPLLNGHAPGAGPHLAGLQQANRHHGLLGGALANLFVIVGFAAFAYTVKYVLRSIAQE; this is encoded by the exons ATGACTCCCTACGAAG GTGGCTATTATCATGGAAAACTAATTTTTCCCAGAGAATTTCCTTTTAAACCTCCTAGTATTTATATGATAACTCCCAATGGAAGATTTAAGTGCAACACAAG GCTGTGTCTTTCCATCACGGATTTCCACCCAGACACGTGGAACCCGGCCTGGTCCGTCTCCACCATCCTGACGGGGCTCCTGAGCTTCATGGTGGAGAAGGGCCCCACCCTGGGCAGCATTGAGACTTCGGACTTCACa aAAAGACAACTGGCTGCACAAAGTTTAGTgtttaatttaaaagacaaagtGTTTTGTGAGTTGTTTCCCGAAGTCGTGGAG GAAATTAAGCAAAAACAGAGAGCACAAGACGAACTCAGTAGCAGACCCCAGGCTCTCCCCTTACCAGACGTGGTTCCAGACGGGGAGACGCACCACGGCCAGAACGGGCTTCCGCTCCTCAACGGGCACGCGCCGGGCGCTGGGCCGCACCTCGCGGGGCTCCAGCAGGCCAACCGGCACCACGGACTCCTGGGCGGTGCCCTGGCGAACTTGTTTGTTATAGTTGGGTTTGCAGCCTTCGCCTACACGGTCAAGTACGTGCTGAGAAGCATAGCGCAGGAGTGA
- the UBE2J2 gene encoding ubiquitin-conjugating enzyme E2 J2 isoform X3: MSSNSAKRAPTTATQRLKQDYLRIKKDPVPYICAEPLPSNILEWHYVVRGPEMTPYEGGYYHGKLIFPREFPFKPPSIYMITPNGRFKCNTRLCLSITDFHPDTWNPAWSVSTILTGLLSFMVEKGPTLGSIETSDFTKRQLAAQSLVFNLKDKVFCELFPEVVEEIKQKQRAQDELSSRPQALPLPDVVPDGETHHGQNGLPLLNGHAPGAGPHLAGLQQANRHHGLLGGALANLFVIVGFAAFAYTVKYVLRSIAQE, encoded by the exons ATGAGCAGCAACAGCGCTAAGAGAGCACCCACGACAGCGACGCAGCGCCTGAAGCAGGACTACCTCCGGATTAAGAAAGACCCCGTGCCTTACATCTGTGCCGAGCCCCTCCCTTCCAACATCCTTGAGTG gCACTATGTGGTCCGAGGCCCTGAGATGACTCCCTACGAAG GTGGCTATTATCATGGAAAACTAATTTTTCCCAGAGAATTTCCTTTTAAACCTCCTAGTATTTATATGATAACTCCCAATGGAAGATTTAAGTGCAACACAAG GCTGTGTCTTTCCATCACGGATTTCCACCCAGACACGTGGAACCCGGCCTGGTCCGTCTCCACCATCCTGACGGGGCTCCTGAGCTTCATGGTGGAGAAGGGCCCCACCCTGGGCAGCATTGAGACTTCGGACTTCACa aAAAGACAACTGGCTGCACAAAGTTTAGTgtttaatttaaaagacaaagtGTTTTGTGAGTTGTTTCCCGAAGTCGTGGAG GAAATTAAGCAAAAACAGAGAGCACAAGACGAACTCAGTAGCAGACCCCAGGCTCTCCCCTTACCAGACGTGGTTCCAGACGGGGAGACGCACCACGGCCAGAACGGGCTTCCGCTCCTCAACGGGCACGCGCCGGGCGCTGGGCCGCACCTCGCGGGGCTCCAGCAGGCCAACCGGCACCACGGACTCCTGGGCGGTGCCCTGGCGAACTTGTTTGTTATAGTTGGGTTTGCAGCCTTCGCCTACACGGTCAAGTACGTGCTGAGAAGCATAGCGCAGGAGTGA
- the UBE2J2 gene encoding ubiquitin-conjugating enzyme E2 J2 isoform X2, with product MEGDCEPGGWAEVSRSLMDRAAGPASGMSSNSAKRAPTTATQRLKQDYLRIKKDPVPYICAEPLPSNILEWHYVVRGPEMTPYEGGYYHGKLIFPREFPFKPPSIYMITPNGRFKCNTRLCLSITDFHPDTWNPAWSVSTILTGLLSFMVEKGPTLGSIETSDFTKRQLAAQSLVFNLKDKVFCELFPEVVEEIKQKQRAQDELSSRPQALPLPDVVPDGETHHGQNGLPLLNGHAPGAGPHLAGLQQANRHHGLLGGALANLFVIVGFAAFAYTVKYVLRSIAQE from the exons ATGGAGGGAGACTGCGAGCCGGGAGGCTGGGCGGAAGTCTCGAGGTCTCTGATGGACAGAGCAGCGGGCCCTGCATCAGGG ATGAGCAGCAACAGCGCTAAGAGAGCACCCACGACAGCGACGCAGCGCCTGAAGCAGGACTACCTCCGGATTAAGAAAGACCCCGTGCCTTACATCTGTGCCGAGCCCCTCCCTTCCAACATCCTTGAGTG gCACTATGTGGTCCGAGGCCCTGAGATGACTCCCTACGAAG GTGGCTATTATCATGGAAAACTAATTTTTCCCAGAGAATTTCCTTTTAAACCTCCTAGTATTTATATGATAACTCCCAATGGAAGATTTAAGTGCAACACAAG GCTGTGTCTTTCCATCACGGATTTCCACCCAGACACGTGGAACCCGGCCTGGTCCGTCTCCACCATCCTGACGGGGCTCCTGAGCTTCATGGTGGAGAAGGGCCCCACCCTGGGCAGCATTGAGACTTCGGACTTCACa aAAAGACAACTGGCTGCACAAAGTTTAGTgtttaatttaaaagacaaagtGTTTTGTGAGTTGTTTCCCGAAGTCGTGGAG GAAATTAAGCAAAAACAGAGAGCACAAGACGAACTCAGTAGCAGACCCCAGGCTCTCCCCTTACCAGACGTGGTTCCAGACGGGGAGACGCACCACGGCCAGAACGGGCTTCCGCTCCTCAACGGGCACGCGCCGGGCGCTGGGCCGCACCTCGCGGGGCTCCAGCAGGCCAACCGGCACCACGGACTCCTGGGCGGTGCCCTGGCGAACTTGTTTGTTATAGTTGGGTTTGCAGCCTTCGCCTACACGGTCAAGTACGTGCTGAGAAGCATAGCGCAGGAGTGA
- the UBE2J2 gene encoding ubiquitin-conjugating enzyme E2 J2 isoform X1, with translation MLHRVTDRKSLRCAALRVYGHRHDDRVAPVLSEEESELPAEHAQGPCEPQPPGRSLEAVLAGAHKADGAVDGAVGAEGGDQLPQRGAQLHQPLPTPLLGRGRWWRWRQLGARSGPRPPTSCLGHGSSLNPRSEPQWGPSPPSGLTPPRCPHPGPRHRLPFSVPGNSRDRRVPQPPVAQLGLLMPKRGSIRSWSILGTDAAALPCDDRQGTRRPPRMSSNSAKRAPTTATQRLKQDYLRIKKDPVPYICAEPLPSNILEWHYVVRGPEMTPYEGGYYHGKLIFPREFPFKPPSIYMITPNGRFKCNTRLCLSITDFHPDTWNPAWSVSTILTGLLSFMVEKGPTLGSIETSDFTKRQLAAQSLVFNLKDKVFCELFPEVVEEIKQKQRAQDELSSRPQALPLPDVVPDGETHHGQNGLPLLNGHAPGAGPHLAGLQQANRHHGLLGGALANLFVIVGFAAFAYTVKYVLRSIAQE, from the exons ATGTTGCACAGGGTGACCGACAGGAAGAGCTTGCGCTGCGCTGCGCTCCGAGTATACGGACACCGTCATGATGACCGGGTAGCGCCAGTACTGTCCGAAGAGGAGTCCGAGCTGCCAGCAGAGCACGCCCAGGGCCCGTGTGAGCCGCAGCCCCCAGGACGCAGTCTTGAGGCGGTTCTGGCTGGAGCACACAAGGCGGATGGCGCCGTGGATGGTGCCGTTGGTGCAGAAGGTGGCGACCAGCTCCCTCAACGAGGCGCGCAGCTCCACCAGCCTCTCCCCACGCCCCTCCTCGGGCGGGGGCGGTGGTGGCGATGGCGGCAGCTGGGGGCACGTTCGGGTCCCCGGCCCCCCACCAGCTGCTTGGGCCATGGCTCCAGCCTGAATCCCAGAAGCGAGCCTCAGTGGGGTCCCAGCCCACCGTCCGGTCTGACCCCACCCAGGTGTCCCCACCCTGGGCCACGCCATCGACTTCCATTCTCTGTCCCTGGGAACTCCCGGGACCGTCGCGTCCCTCAGCCTCCAGTGGCCCAGCTCGGCCTGCTGATGCCCAAGAGAGGCTCCATCAGAAGCTGGTCCATACTTGGGACCGACGCTGCGGCCCTCCCCTGTGATGACCGGCAGGGAACCAGGCGGCCTCCGCGG ATGAGCAGCAACAGCGCTAAGAGAGCACCCACGACAGCGACGCAGCGCCTGAAGCAGGACTACCTCCGGATTAAGAAAGACCCCGTGCCTTACATCTGTGCCGAGCCCCTCCCTTCCAACATCCTTGAGTG gCACTATGTGGTCCGAGGCCCTGAGATGACTCCCTACGAAG GTGGCTATTATCATGGAAAACTAATTTTTCCCAGAGAATTTCCTTTTAAACCTCCTAGTATTTATATGATAACTCCCAATGGAAGATTTAAGTGCAACACAAG GCTGTGTCTTTCCATCACGGATTTCCACCCAGACACGTGGAACCCGGCCTGGTCCGTCTCCACCATCCTGACGGGGCTCCTGAGCTTCATGGTGGAGAAGGGCCCCACCCTGGGCAGCATTGAGACTTCGGACTTCACa aAAAGACAACTGGCTGCACAAAGTTTAGTgtttaatttaaaagacaaagtGTTTTGTGAGTTGTTTCCCGAAGTCGTGGAG GAAATTAAGCAAAAACAGAGAGCACAAGACGAACTCAGTAGCAGACCCCAGGCTCTCCCCTTACCAGACGTGGTTCCAGACGGGGAGACGCACCACGGCCAGAACGGGCTTCCGCTCCTCAACGGGCACGCGCCGGGCGCTGGGCCGCACCTCGCGGGGCTCCAGCAGGCCAACCGGCACCACGGACTCCTGGGCGGTGCCCTGGCGAACTTGTTTGTTATAGTTGGGTTTGCAGCCTTCGCCTACACGGTCAAGTACGTGCTGAGAAGCATAGCGCAGGAGTGA
- the SCNN1D gene encoding LOW QUALITY PROTEIN: amiloride-sensitive sodium channel subunit delta (The sequence of the model RefSeq protein was modified relative to this genomic sequence to represent the inferred CDS: substituted 2 bases at 2 genomic stop codons): MGAALLSATPRPHPARRPLRALTTSPGRTSTPCVGSTSATAWMPRGPRPRAPSPPSSWTAGSTSKAEPPGGPEQSGLQTAGLLLRRGGRPGVVPRAPRERSGPAAHEDGHHSCSRHCLLPLRRPGPPGPVSAGGWLLAPPRPMQWSAGPTAPSRDKAAVVPSLQPRGCTQQGDGSGVCAGLSVAPGSRHFQTSHHPSYGSCYTFNGVWAAQHPSIAHAECQPGLGVGGVSRPAWPHPRPPPGVSLALGAKQQDLLLPTEAGIKVMIHTRDHTPFLEHRGASASARDXDHLREDKGHRLGSPCGHCTDSMGGVDVQLLYTASCTRQACLVSCFQPLMVETRSCGCFFXPLPTGPEHCNSVRHPAWGSPPPCRPAWAAGGRVPGCPVKGRPPHRRWVIPSRSLLGMTPSPGHCFRRLCKDLETHRLPCASRCPRPCKASSCKLSAGTSSWPSSKSAVSPGSGVRPHGQRALPGLTSRPRSNLAKVNIFSQELNYRTVDEGPQHPYVPQLLSATGSLWSLWFGSCVLSVVEMLELLLDAAALALLLCCRQLRGARGQPRAATGMPAPSQRPAGGRVAAGMTSNTRGPSSTSHDVAGAPAGILAGGQPGVGPGNS; this comes from the exons ATGGGGGCCGCTCTGCTCTCCGCGACACCCAG gccacACCCAGCCCGCCGCCCCCTGCGGGCGCTGACAACTTCGCCCGGCAGAACATCTACTCCCTGTGTGGGTTCAACTTCAGCGACAGCGTGGATGCCCCGGGGGCCGAGGCCCCGGGCCCCGAGCCCACCTTCCAGCTGGACCGCGGGATCCACCTCCAAGGCTGAGCCCCCTGGGGGGCCAGAACAGAGTGGGCTGCAAACTG CAGGCCTACTCCTCCGGCGTGGTGGCCGCCCGGGAGTGGTACCGCGTGCACCGCGTGAACGTTCTGGGCCTGCTGCCCACGAGGACGGCCACCACAGCTGCAGCAGACACTGTCTTCTGCCGCTACGACGGCCAGGGCCGCCAGGCCCCGTGAGTGCAGGTGGGTGGCTGCTCGCCCCGCCACGCCCCATGCAGTGGTCTGCCGGCCCCACAGCTCCCTCCAGAGATAAGGCAGCTGTGGTCCCCTCCCTGCAACCCCGGGGCTGCACACAACAGGGTGATGGGTCAGGGGTATGTGCGGGTCTGAGCGTGGCCCCTGGTTCCAGACACTTCCAGACCTCGCACCACCCCAGCTACGGCAGCTGCTACACCTTCAACGGTGTCTGGGCCGCGCAGCACCCCAGCATCGCCCACGCTGAGTGCCAGCCTGGGCTGGGTGTGGGCGGGGTGTCCAGGCCGGCCTGGCCTCACCCCCGGCCTCCCCCAGGGGTCAGCCTGGCCCTCGGGGCGAAGCAGCAGGATCTTCTGCTGCCCACGGAGGCCGGCATCAAAGTCATGATCCACACGCGTGACCACACACCCTTTCTGGAGCACCGGGGGGCTTCAGCATCGGCCAGGGACTGAGACCACCTCCGAGAG gacaAGGGGCACCGGCTCGGGAGCCCCTGTGGGCACTGCACAGACAGCATGGGGGGCGTGGACGTGCAGCTGCTGTACACCGCCTCCTGCACCAGGCAG GCCTGCCTGGTCTCCTGCTTCCAGCCGCTGATGGTGGAGACCCGCTCCTGCGGCTGCTTCTTCTAACCCCTGCCTACGGGGCCCGAGCACTGCAACTCCGTGCGGCACCCGGCCTGGGGTAGCCCCCCACCCTGCCGGCCTGCATGGGCTGCGGGGGGCAGAGTCCCAGGCTGCCCCGTCAAGGGCAGACCTCCCCACCGCCGCTGGGTCATTCCTAGCAGGTCACTGCTAGGAATGACACCCTCCCCAGGTCACTGCTTCCGCCGCCTCTGCAAGGACCTGGAGACCCACCGGCTTCCCTGCGCCTCCCGCTGCCCCCGGCCTTGCAAGGCA TCTTCGTGCAAGCTCTCCGCTGGGACCTCCAGCTGGCCTTCCTCCAAGTCAGCCGTGAGTCCCGGAAGCGGGGTGAGGCCTCATGGGCAGAGAGCCCTCCCCGGACTGACCT CCCGCCCCAGGAGCAACCTGGCCAAGGTGAACATCTTCTCCCAGGAGCTCAACTACCGCACGGTGGACGAGG GCCCACAACACCCATATGTGCCGCAGCTGCTTTCAGCCACGGGCagcctctggagcctgtggttCGGCTCTTGTGTCCTCTCAGTCGTGGAGATGCTGGAGCTGCTGCTGGATGCCGCGGCCCTCGCCCTGCTGCTGTGCTGCCGCCAGCTCCGTGGGGCTCGGGGCCAGCCCAGGGCAGCCACGGGGATGCCCGCTCCAAGCCAGAGGCCGGCTGGTGGCCGGGTAGCTGCAGGCATGACATCGAACACCCGGGGGCCCAGCTCCACCTCCCATGATGTTGCAGGGGCTCCGGCAGGGATCTTGGCTGGAGGTCAGCCCGGTGTGGGCCCCGGAAACTCCTGA